From the Meriones unguiculatus strain TT.TT164.6M chromosome 12, Bangor_MerUng_6.1, whole genome shotgun sequence genome, one window contains:
- the Otop1 gene encoding proton channel OTOP1 yields MPGGPGAPSSPAASSGSSRAVPSGITACPLPTPPLARGSPQASGPRRGASVPQKLAETLSSQYGLNVFVAGLLFLLAWAVHAAGVGKSDLLCVLTALMLLQLLWMLWYVGRSYVQRRLIRPKDTHAGARWLRGSITLFAFITIILGCLKVAYFIGFSECLSATEGVFPVTHAVHTLLQVYFLWSHAKDIILSFKTLERFGVIHSVFTNLLLWANSVLNESKHQLNEHKERLITLGFGNITIVLDDHTPQCNCTPPALCSALSHGIYYLYPFNIEYQILASTMLYVLWKNIGRRVDSPRHQKMRCRFDGVLVGSVLGLTVLAATIAVVVVYMIHIGRSKSKSESALIMFYLYAITVLLLMGAAGLVGSWIYRVDEKSLDESKNPARKLDVDLLVATASGSWLLSWGSILAIACAETRPPYTWYNLPYSVLVIVEKYVQNIFIIESVHREPEGVPEDVRTLRVVTVCSGEAAALAAASLGSQGIARDGSPAVNGNLCLRQGCGKEDQEAGWEGAAGTTRCQDFLQGGVKRRLLRNITAFLFLCNISLWIPPAFGCRPEYDNGLEEIVFGFEPWIIVVNLAMPFSIFYRMHAAAALFEVYCKI; encoded by the exons ATGCCTGGGGGCCCGGGCGCGCCCTCCTCTCCCGCAGCATCCTCAGGCTCCTCGCGTGCCGTGCCGTCTGGGATCACGGCATGCCCGCTGCCCACACCTCCACTGGCCCGGGGGTCTCCGCAAGCTTCCGGTCCCCGGCGCGGCGCCAGTGTCCCACAGAAGCTGGCGGAGACTCTGAGCAGCCAGTATGGGTTGAACGTGTTCGTGGCGGGGCTGCTGTTCCTGCTAGCCTGGGCGGTGCACGCGGCGGGTGTGGGCAAGAGCGACCTGCTGTGCGTACTAACCGCGCTCATGCTGCTACAGCTGCTCTGGATGCTGTGGTACGTGGGCCGCAGCTACGTGCAGCGCCGCCTCATCCGCCCCAAGGACACGCACGCGGGTGCGCGCTGGCTCCGCG GAAGCATCACATTGTTTGCATTCATCACCATCATCCTGGGATGCTTGAAAGTCGCATACTTCATTGGATTTTCTGAGTGCTTGTCAGCCACTGAGGGAGTTTTCCCGGTCACCCATGCAGTGCATACACTGTTGCAG GTCTATTTTCTCTGGAGCCATGCTAAGGATATTATCCTGTCTTTCAAAACACTGGAAAG GTTCGGTGTGATCCACTCGGTGTTTACGAACCTGTTGCTGTGGGCCAACAGCGTCCTGAATGAGTCAAAACACCAGCTGAATGAGCACAAGGAACGGCTGATCACTCTGGGCTTTGGCAACATCACTATAG TTTTGGATGACCACACACCACAGTGTAACTGCACCCCGCCTGCCCTCTGCTCCGCCCTCTCCCACGGGATCTACTATCTGTACCCCTTCAACATCGAGTACCAGATCCTGGCCTCCACCATGCTCTACGTGCTATGGAAGAACATTGGACGCAGGGTGGACAGCCCCCGGCACCAGAAGATGCGGTGTAGATTCGACGGGGTCCTGGTGGGCTCGGTGCTGGGCCTCACAGTGCTGGCTGCCACCATCGCGGTGGTTGTGGTGTACATGATCCACATCGGGCGCTCCAAGTCCAAGAGTGAATCGGCGCTCATCATGTTCTATTTGTACGCTATCACAGTGCTGTTGCTCATGGGGGCCGCTGGGCTGGTAGGAAGCTGGATATACAGGGTGGATGAGAAATCCCTGGATGAGTCCAAGAACCCAGCCCGCAAGCTGGATGTCGACCTCTTGGTGGCCACAGCGTCGGGCTCATGGCTCCTCTCCTGGGGCTCCATCCTGGCCATCGCCTGTGCTGAGACCCGCCCACCCTACACCTGGTACAATCTGCCTTACTCTGTCCTGGTGATCGTGGAGAAGTATGTTCAGAACATTTTCATCATCGAGTCGGTGCACCGCGAGCCTGAGGGGGTGCCCGAGGACGTGCGCACCCTGCGCGTGGTCACTGTCTGCAGTGGCGAGGCTGCCGCGCTGGCTGCAGCCAGTCTCGGGAGCCAGGGGATCGCCCGGGATGGGTCACCTGCGGTCAATGGGAACCTGTGTCTGCGCCAGGGATGCGGTAAAGAGGACCAGGAGGCTGGCTGGGAAGGAGCTGCGGGCACAACCCGCTGCCAGGACTTCCTGCAGGGAGGCGTCAAGAGGAGGCTGCTCAGAAACATCACGGCCTTTCTGTTCCTTTGCAACATCTCG CTTTGGATCCCTCCTGCCTTTGGCTGCCGCCCCGAGTATGACAACGGATTGGAGGAAATTGTCTTTGGCTTTGAACCCTGGATAATTGTGGTCAACCTGGCCATGCCCTTCTCCATTTTCTACAGGATGCACGCAGCTGCTGCCCTCTTCGAGGTCTATTGTAAGATCTAG